The following coding sequences are from one Capsicum annuum cultivar UCD-10X-F1 chromosome 3, UCD10Xv1.1, whole genome shotgun sequence window:
- the LOC107856844 gene encoding coiled-coil domain-containing protein SCD2 isoform X1 gives MDRRRTGSPVYARQWSGGSSSTGSSSPAGSPAHPRARLPPTVTGMSTIKRTQNVAAKAAAQRLAQVMASSHTPDEDDDDDDLGFKPPTAAFSTNDNRSNSNSRNSGLSAISLAKPNRSPSPSLGRNFMDHTPSVRSSSTGRPSSMSVRTSAATPTTTGVVVPPSRSSVRTPVTIPAIEPPSNRLREKRFTPELGRIDLKDSGNEHEASTLRDELDMLQEENDIILDKLRCTEEQREEAEARVRLLEKQVASLGEGVSLEAKLLSRKQEALRQREAALKAAQQTKDGREDEIAILRTEIENLKDDTANAMEQLQEAESEAKALRAMTQRMILTHEEMEEVVLKRCWLSRYWGLAVQYGICADIAGTKHEHWSSFAPLPFEVVISAGQKAREESWNGGDDSDRSKRARDISDLSGEGNIESMLSVEMALRELASLKVEDAVILSLAQHRRSNVVRQSSDPKSSADPKLMEAYELSSEEIEDVLFKEAWLTYFWRRAKVHCVEEDIAEERLQIWIGRSGQSPTTHDAVDAERGLIELKKLGIEQQLWEASRKEIDQPNNGKTTADSEASP, from the exons ATGGATCGGCGGCGGACGGGGAGTCCAGTGTATGCGCGGCAGTGGAGTGGAGGATCAAGTAGCACAGGTTCATCGTCGCCGGCGGGATCGCCGGCTCATCCACGTGCTCGATTGCCGCCGACGGTGACAGGCATGTCTACTATAAAGAGGACTCAGAATGTTGCTGCTAAAGCTGCTGCTCAGCGTTTGGCACAAGTTATGGCGTCTTCTCATACacctgatgaagatgatgatgatgatgatctaGGGTTTAAGCCTCCTACAGCTGCTTTTTCGACTAATGATAATCGGAGTAATAGCAATAGCAGAAACAGTGGTTTGTCTGCTATTTCACTTGCCAAACCTAATAGATCTCCTTCCCCTTCg TTAGGTCGGAACTTTATGGATCACACTCCTTCTGTTCGTTCATCGTCTACTGGAAGACCCTCCTCAATGTCTGTTCGTACATCAGcagcaacaccaacaacaactgGAGTAGTAGTGCCACCAAGTAGGTCGTCGGTGAGAACTCCAGTTACCATACCGGCAATAGAACCTCCTAGTAATCGCTTGAGAGAGAAAAG gTTCACACCAGAATTAGGACGAATTGATTTGAAAGATTCTGGAAATGAGCACGAGGCTTCAACACTTCGTGATGAG CTTGATATGCTTCAAGAAGAAAACGATATTATTTTAGATAAG CTACGCTGTACAGAAGAACAACGTGAAGAAGCTGAAGCTAGGGTTCGTTTGTTGGAGAAACAG GTTGCTTCTCTAGGAGAAGGAGTATCGCTTGAAGCCAAATTATTAAGCAG GAAGCAAGAAGCACTTCGCCAGAGGGAG GCTGCTCTTAAAGCTGCACAGCAAACTAAGGATGGAAGAGAAGACGAAATTGCGATACTTCGTACTGAAATTGAA AACTTGAAGGATGACACTGCAAATGCAATGGAACAGCTTCAGGAAGCTGAATCTGAAGCAAAAGCTCTTCGAGCAATGACACAGAGAATGATTTTGACCCATGAAGAGATG GAGGAGGTAGTTCTAAAGAGATGTTGGCTTTCACGATATTGGGGCCTAGCTGTACAGTACG GTATCTGTGCAGATATAGCAGGAACAAAGCATGAACATTGGTCATCTTTTGCGCCTCTTCCATTTGAAGTTGTGATTTCTGCTGGCCAAAAGGCCAGGGAGGAATCCTGGAATG GCGGTGATGATTCCGATCGGAGCAAACGTGCTCGTGACATTAGTGACTTATCTGGAGAGGGAAATATTGAGAGTATGCTGTCAGTTGAAATGGCTCTAAGAGAATTAGCTTCCCTCAAG GTAGAGGATGCTGTTATTCTTTCATTGGCACAGCATCGGCGCTCAAATGTAGTACGGCAGTCCTCTG ATCCTAAGTCATCTGCTGACCCCAAGTTGATGGAGGCATACG AGTTAAGCTCAGAGGAGATAGAAGATGTTCTCTTCAAGGAG GCTTGGCTTACATACTTCTGGAGGAGAGCCAAGGTGCATTGTGTAGAAGAAGATATTGCAGAAGAAAGGCTTCAGATCTGGATTGGCCGTAGTGGACAGTCACCAACCACTCATGATGCAGTTGATG CTGAAAGAGGTTTAATAGAACTGAAGAAGCTGGGGATAGAACAGCAGCTTTGGGAAGCTTCTCGTAAAGAAATTGACCAACCTAATAACGGCAAAACGACAGCGGATTCAGAGGCATCTCCCTGA
- the LOC107856844 gene encoding coiled-coil domain-containing protein SCD2 isoform X2 — MDRRRTGSPVYARQWSGGSSSTGSSSPAGSPAHPRARLPPTVTGMSTIKRTQNVAAKAAAQRLAQVMASSHTPDEDDDDDDLGFKPPTAAFSTNDNRSNSNSRNSGRNFMDHTPSVRSSSTGRPSSMSVRTSAATPTTTGVVVPPSRSSVRTPVTIPAIEPPSNRLREKRFTPELGRIDLKDSGNEHEASTLRDELDMLQEENDIILDKLRCTEEQREEAEARVRLLEKQVASLGEGVSLEAKLLSRKQEALRQREAALKAAQQTKDGREDEIAILRTEIENLKDDTANAMEQLQEAESEAKALRAMTQRMILTHEEMEEVVLKRCWLSRYWGLAVQYGICADIAGTKHEHWSSFAPLPFEVVISAGQKAREESWNGGDDSDRSKRARDISDLSGEGNIESMLSVEMALRELASLKVEDAVILSLAQHRRSNVVRQSSDPKSSADPKLMEAYELSSEEIEDVLFKEAWLTYFWRRAKVHCVEEDIAEERLQIWIGRSGQSPTTHDAVDAERGLIELKKLGIEQQLWEASRKEIDQPNNGKTTADSEASP; from the exons ATGGATCGGCGGCGGACGGGGAGTCCAGTGTATGCGCGGCAGTGGAGTGGAGGATCAAGTAGCACAGGTTCATCGTCGCCGGCGGGATCGCCGGCTCATCCACGTGCTCGATTGCCGCCGACGGTGACAGGCATGTCTACTATAAAGAGGACTCAGAATGTTGCTGCTAAAGCTGCTGCTCAGCGTTTGGCACAAGTTATGGCGTCTTCTCATACacctgatgaagatgatgatgatgatgatctaGGGTTTAAGCCTCCTACAGCTGCTTTTTCGACTAATGATAATCGGAGTAATAGCAATAGCAGAAACAGTG GTCGGAACTTTATGGATCACACTCCTTCTGTTCGTTCATCGTCTACTGGAAGACCCTCCTCAATGTCTGTTCGTACATCAGcagcaacaccaacaacaactgGAGTAGTAGTGCCACCAAGTAGGTCGTCGGTGAGAACTCCAGTTACCATACCGGCAATAGAACCTCCTAGTAATCGCTTGAGAGAGAAAAG gTTCACACCAGAATTAGGACGAATTGATTTGAAAGATTCTGGAAATGAGCACGAGGCTTCAACACTTCGTGATGAG CTTGATATGCTTCAAGAAGAAAACGATATTATTTTAGATAAG CTACGCTGTACAGAAGAACAACGTGAAGAAGCTGAAGCTAGGGTTCGTTTGTTGGAGAAACAG GTTGCTTCTCTAGGAGAAGGAGTATCGCTTGAAGCCAAATTATTAAGCAG GAAGCAAGAAGCACTTCGCCAGAGGGAG GCTGCTCTTAAAGCTGCACAGCAAACTAAGGATGGAAGAGAAGACGAAATTGCGATACTTCGTACTGAAATTGAA AACTTGAAGGATGACACTGCAAATGCAATGGAACAGCTTCAGGAAGCTGAATCTGAAGCAAAAGCTCTTCGAGCAATGACACAGAGAATGATTTTGACCCATGAAGAGATG GAGGAGGTAGTTCTAAAGAGATGTTGGCTTTCACGATATTGGGGCCTAGCTGTACAGTACG GTATCTGTGCAGATATAGCAGGAACAAAGCATGAACATTGGTCATCTTTTGCGCCTCTTCCATTTGAAGTTGTGATTTCTGCTGGCCAAAAGGCCAGGGAGGAATCCTGGAATG GCGGTGATGATTCCGATCGGAGCAAACGTGCTCGTGACATTAGTGACTTATCTGGAGAGGGAAATATTGAGAGTATGCTGTCAGTTGAAATGGCTCTAAGAGAATTAGCTTCCCTCAAG GTAGAGGATGCTGTTATTCTTTCATTGGCACAGCATCGGCGCTCAAATGTAGTACGGCAGTCCTCTG ATCCTAAGTCATCTGCTGACCCCAAGTTGATGGAGGCATACG AGTTAAGCTCAGAGGAGATAGAAGATGTTCTCTTCAAGGAG GCTTGGCTTACATACTTCTGGAGGAGAGCCAAGGTGCATTGTGTAGAAGAAGATATTGCAGAAGAAAGGCTTCAGATCTGGATTGGCCGTAGTGGACAGTCACCAACCACTCATGATGCAGTTGATG CTGAAAGAGGTTTAATAGAACTGAAGAAGCTGGGGATAGAACAGCAGCTTTGGGAAGCTTCTCGTAAAGAAATTGACCAACCTAATAACGGCAAAACGACAGCGGATTCAGAGGCATCTCCCTGA